A DNA window from Christiangramia salexigens contains the following coding sequences:
- a CDS encoding TonB-dependent receptor, whose product MKNVLFFAGLLIFATHSYAQQFQLTGTVTQNGVPVEEASIYLQSTGKGTLTNSNGNYSLSLEAGTYKLVFSYGNQIIRNVNLSSDKVLDIDISGAQESLEEVFLSSVRVNAQSPITYSNLSNEEIANRNLGQDIPVLMSYMPNVVTTSDAGAGVGYTGIRVRGSDATRVNVTINGIPYNDAESQGTFWVNLGDFASSVENLQLQRGVGTSTNGAGAFGASLNILTDSYKEEAQAEIANSIGSYNTFKHTAKFSTGLINDHWEFAGRASKIRSDGYIDRASSDLKSYFLQATYVDNNTLVKALGFGGSEKTYQAWYGIDAETLQNDRRFNPAGAYTSENGELKFYDNQTDNYKQDHYQLLWNQDFKGNWSSNIALHYTYGRGYYEEFEEDATLAEFGLKPFTANGEEVNTSDLVGTKWLDNHFYGSVFSLNYQDANWDVSFGGGWNKYEGDHFGEVVYTRFARNNDPLEPYYFNRAEKTDFNIYSKANFAITSKIAGYADLQYRRVTYETNGVLDDGNRFLNDDNFNFFNPKAGLTYEVDSSNQLYFSYARAHREPSRNDYENGDPEPEELNDFELGWRLNKPAVQINTNIYFMDYRNQLVLTGGLDDVGAFIRQNSGNSYRLGFEVDARIRLSDKLNLQPNISLSRNKNVDFISGFNGELVNYGDTDISYSPEIVAANMISYLPVNGLELNLLSKYVGEQYMSNVEAENSRLESYFVNDLNLQYTWKNAFVFKEVVLSGLVNNIFGTEYVSNGYYYTYNIPNSDFPSGEQTFDGAGYYPQATTNFLAGLTLKF is encoded by the coding sequence ATGAAAAATGTATTATTTTTTGCAGGTCTGTTGATTTTTGCCACACATTCCTATGCACAACAATTCCAGCTTACGGGAACAGTAACACAAAACGGAGTTCCTGTAGAAGAGGCCTCAATTTATCTTCAGAGCACTGGAAAAGGAACCTTAACAAATTCGAACGGAAATTATAGTCTTAGTCTGGAAGCGGGAACTTATAAGCTCGTTTTTTCTTATGGGAATCAGATCATCAGGAATGTGAATCTGAGTTCAGATAAGGTACTGGATATAGATATTTCGGGGGCTCAGGAAAGTCTCGAGGAAGTGTTTTTATCTTCAGTTCGGGTTAATGCCCAGTCTCCGATCACTTATAGCAATTTAAGTAACGAAGAAATAGCCAACAGAAATCTTGGACAGGATATTCCGGTTTTGATGAGCTATATGCCTAATGTGGTTACAACTTCAGATGCGGGAGCCGGAGTTGGTTATACCGGGATTAGAGTACGTGGTAGTGACGCTACAAGGGTGAATGTGACCATTAATGGAATCCCTTACAATGATGCCGAAAGTCAGGGGACATTCTGGGTGAATCTTGGTGATTTTGCTTCTTCTGTAGAAAATCTTCAGTTACAACGGGGAGTTGGAACTTCAACCAATGGTGCAGGAGCCTTTGGCGCCAGCCTTAATATACTTACCGATTCCTATAAAGAAGAAGCTCAGGCTGAGATCGCAAATAGTATTGGTTCGTATAACACATTTAAACATACGGCTAAATTCAGCACAGGCCTTATTAACGATCATTGGGAATTTGCGGGAAGAGCCTCAAAGATCAGAAGTGATGGATATATTGATCGTGCGAGCAGTGACCTTAAATCCTATTTTCTTCAGGCTACTTATGTAGATAATAATACTCTGGTTAAAGCACTAGGATTTGGAGGCAGTGAAAAAACCTATCAGGCATGGTATGGTATAGATGCTGAAACCCTACAGAATGATCGTAGATTTAATCCCGCCGGTGCATACACAAGCGAGAATGGAGAGCTGAAATTTTATGATAATCAGACCGATAATTATAAACAGGACCATTATCAGTTACTGTGGAACCAGGATTTTAAAGGGAACTGGTCTTCAAATATAGCTCTGCATTATACTTATGGCCGTGGGTATTATGAGGAATTTGAAGAAGATGCGACCCTGGCTGAGTTTGGTCTGAAGCCATTTACAGCAAATGGAGAAGAGGTTAATACTTCAGATCTTGTAGGGACAAAATGGCTTGACAATCATTTTTACGGAAGTGTTTTCAGTCTTAATTATCAGGATGCTAACTGGGATGTTAGTTTTGGAGGTGGTTGGAATAAGTATGAAGGCGATCATTTTGGAGAAGTGGTCTATACCAGATTCGCCAGAAATAATGATCCGCTGGAGCCTTATTACTTTAACAGGGCAGAGAAAACCGATTTCAATATTTATTCAAAAGCAAATTTTGCCATCACATCCAAAATTGCTGGTTATGCAGACCTTCAGTATCGCCGCGTGACTTATGAAACTAATGGTGTTCTGGATGATGGTAACCGCTTTTTAAATGATGATAATTTCAACTTTTTTAATCCAAAGGCCGGACTAACCTACGAAGTAGACAGTTCTAATCAACTGTATTTTTCTTATGCCCGGGCTCATAGGGAACCCAGTAGGAATGATTATGAGAACGGTGATCCAGAGCCGGAGGAGCTCAATGATTTTGAATTAGGATGGAGGCTTAATAAACCCGCAGTTCAGATCAATACCAATATTTATTTTATGGACTACCGTAACCAGCTTGTATTAACCGGAGGCCTTGATGATGTTGGGGCTTTTATTCGTCAAAATAGCGGGAACAGTTACAGGCTGGGATTCGAGGTGGATGCGAGAATAAGATTATCAGATAAGCTTAATCTTCAGCCTAATATTTCTCTTAGTCGAAACAAGAATGTAGATTTCATTTCAGGCTTTAACGGGGAGCTTGTGAATTACGGAGATACCGATATTTCCTATTCTCCGGAGATCGTTGCGGCTAATATGATAAGTTATTTGCCAGTGAACGGACTCGAACTGAATTTACTTTCTAAATACGTGGGAGAGCAATATATGAGTAATGTAGAGGCTGAAAATTCTAGACTGGAGAGTTATTTCGTGAATGATCTTAACCTTCAGTATACCTGGAAAAATGCTTTTGTGTTCAAGGAGGTGGTCCTTTCTGGTTTGGTGAATAATATCTTCGGAACCGAGTATGTTTCCAATGGCTATTATTACACCTATAATATTCCTAATTCAGACTTCCCCTCTGGAGAGCAAACCTTTGATGGGGCGGGCTATTATCCGCAGGCTACAACAAACTTCCTTGCCGGACTGACTCTGAAATTTTAG